The following proteins are co-located in the Malassezia restricta chromosome II, complete sequence genome:
- a CDS encoding transportin-3 produces MSEAAATSPDVSSVLAALQALYHNPDAQAKQQANQALLQFQKTPQAWSTANALLLAQDVPLESRLFSAQTFRSKVTFDLEQLEGASQEQLRDTLLHALDMYATGPRVIQTQLCLALAALALQMSEARWGNVVPGMIERFGGAPSTVGVLLEFLTVLPEEVSMNHRIPMDNTTYHDRVSQLLTQHAMSALQVLVMYIQADGVTSTIQAMIFACLRSWLKTGEVTAMQLAETPLLSCTFDALQDEELFDTAVDVLCDLINETQELEENQGVIEWLLPRIESLRPALMAAGDDEDRVRGLCRIFVQAGETYHALALQHPQALLPIVQAALDCASYHDLDIVQITFRFWYLLATDVHRALEQGNPAALPFRDVFEQLFAVILRHLRFPDDDTDLTGQERDDFRSFRHYMGDTLKDCCYVLGAEACLARSLEVIESALAQASPELRWQDMEAPLFSMRSMGGQVDVTTSEVVPRVFALVPRLPPHPRLRYAGLLVMSRYTEWVADHPEHLSGILTFITTGFDGSDRDIAAAAAQAMDFLCQDCREHLVPYFDQLMHFFRSVHATLAVDDLLSVSEALAHVVTAMPPAAATEALVQLAQPLLENVHEVCELPSATKPDLMRAADRMEQLARILQIMGVSLASTLPEACAATCTQAYAILDRLLERYGDVFFISERTSALIRRALIFFDQRAVPTMPALLDRFASCFESTGFSGYVWIVGKSIDQYGQRADSTLGMQLGQAFERVTHKVGSMLRSAPSPDAMSDVLDDYLHSCLVTIQAAPTLLLGMPPLLTQAYAMALQALAALSPGVVGIAADVVRAIVEYAHEVPVPDRTHADTVHAVVGEHGAETCRALMHGLVTHFPPENMPVVVSTMRTLATDFAAQMPVWASAAAQALPTEAVPEADKMHWIEQMHAVPLDERIKPSLVRLYGASRKSRERAQLE; encoded by the coding sequence ATGAGTGAGGCGGCCGCTACATCGCCTGATGTATCGTCTGTGTTAGCTGCGTTGCAGGCGCTATACCACAATCCGGACGCGCAGGCCAAGCAGCAGGCGAATCAGGCGCTTCTGCAGTTCCAAAAAACGCCGCAGGCATGGAGCACAGCCAACGCCCTCCTGCTTGCACAAGATGTGCCTCTCGAGTCGCGGCTCTTTTCCGCTCAGACGTTTCGCTCCAAGGTCACATTTGATCtggagcagctcgaaggcgcgtcgcaagagcagctgcgtgatACGCTtctgcatgcgctcgacatgtACGCGACAGGACCGCGCGTGATTCAGACGCAGTTGTGCTTGGCGCTGGCAGCCCTGGCTCTTCAGATGAGCGAGGCACGCTGGGGGAATGTGGTTCCAGGTATGATTGAGCGATTCGGCGGTGCGCCCTCGACGGTCGGCGTGCTCCTTGAGTTTTTGACGGTCCTGCCCGAGGAGGTGTCGATGAACCACCGTATCCCGATGGACAATACCACATACCATGACAGAGTATCTCAACTTTTGACACAGCATGCCATGTCTGCGCTCCAGGTGCTTGTCATGTATATCCAGGCGGATGGTGTGACGTCTACGATCCAAGCGATGATTTTCGCGTGCCTGCGGAGCTGGCTCAAGACGGGCGAAGTCACGGCCATGCAGCTAGCCGAGACGCCGCTTCTATCATGCACatttgatgcgctgcaagATGAGGAGCTTTTTGATACAGCTGTGGATGTGCTGTGCGACCTCATCAACGAGACCCAGGAATTGGAGGAGAACCAGGGCGTGATCGAATGGTTGCTACCAcgcatcgagtcgctgcgcCCAGCGCTGATGGCTGCgggcgatgacgaagacCGCGTGCGTGGCCTATGTCGCATCTTTGTGCAGGCCGGCGAGACGTACCATGCGttggcgctgcagcaccCCCAGGCCCTGCTCCCCATtgtgcaggcggcgcttgATTGTGCGTCGTATCATGACCTGGACATTGTGCAGATCACCTTCCGTTTCTGGTACCTGCTCGCGACGGACGTCCATCGTGCACTCGAGCAGGGCAACCCGGCTGCGCTGCCGTTCCGCGACGTgtttgagcagctcttTGCTGTGATCTTACGACACCTACGATTCcctgacgacgacacggACTTGACAGGTCAAGAGCGCGATGACTTCCGGAGCTTCCGGCACTATATGGGCGACACGCTCAAGGACTGCTGCTACGTGCTAGGCGCAGaggcgtgccttgcgcgctcgctcgagGTCATTGAGTCGGCGCTCGCACAAGCGTCGCCAGAGCTGCGATGGCAAGACATGGAGGCGCCTCTCTTCTCCATGCGCTCTATGGGCGGCCAAGTTGATGTGACAACGAGCGAGGTGGTGCCGCGTGTGTTTGCGCTCGTCccgcgcctgccgccgcATCCCCGCCTGCGGTATGCAGGCCTGCTTGTCATGTCGCGCTATACCGAGTGGGTCGCTGATCATCCCGAGCACCTAAGTGGAATACTCACGTTTATCACGACGGGTTTCGATGGCTCAGACAGGGACATTGCCGCAGCGGCCGCTCAGGCCATGGACTTTTTGTGTCAGGACTGCCGCGAGCACCTTGTGCCGTACTTTGACCAGCTCATGCACTTTTTCCGCAGCGTGCATGCGACGCTTGCCGTGGATGACTTGCTGTCCGTgtccgaggcgctggctcaTGTCGTGACGGCCATGCCGCCGGCCGCAGCGACAGAGGCGCTGGTCCAACTCGcgcagccgctgctggAAAATGTGCACGAGGTGTGCGAGTTGCCGTCGGCCACGAAGCCTGACCTGATGCGCGCAGCTGATCGCATGGAGCAGCTGGCTCGTATTCTGCAGATCATGGGTGTATCGCTCGCAAGCACACTGCCTGAGGCGTGTGCCGCTACGTGCACGCAGGCGTATGCCATCCTGGACCGTCTGCTGGAGCGCTACGGCGACGTGTTTTTTATTTCTGAGCGCACATCGGCTTTGATCCGCCGCGCGCTCATCTTCTTCGATCAGCGAgccgtgccgacgatgccggCTCTGCTCGACCGCTTCGCCTCGTGCTTCGAGTCGACGGGTTTCTCGGGCTACGTGTGGATCGTCGGCAAGTCGATCGACCAGTACGGACAGCGCGCTGACAGCACGCTGGGCATGCAGCTGGGACAGGccttcgagcgcgtcacACACAAGGTTGGCTCGATGCTCCGCAGTGCACCGTCGCCCGATGCCATGTCcgacgtgctggatgaTTACCTGCACTCGTGCCTCGTGACGATCCAAGCGGCACCGACGTTGTTGCTCGGCATGCCACCGCTCCTGACGCAAGCGTATGCGATGGCCCTCCAGGCGCTCGCAGCGCTCTCCCCTGGCGTCGTAGGCATCGCTGCCGatgtcgtgcgtgccatCGTCGAGTACGCACACGaggtgcctgtgccggACCGCACACACGCCGACACAGTCCACGCGGTCGTgggcgagcatggcgccgagACTTGCCGCGCGCtcatgcatggcctcgtgaCGCACTTTCCGCCCGAAAATATGCCAGTCGtcgtgtcgacgatgcgcacgctcgcgaccGACTTTGCCGCGCAGATGCCGGTGtgggcgtcggcggcggcacaggcgctgccGACCGAGGCCGTGCCAGAAGCAGACAAGATGCACTGGATCGAGCAGATGCACGCTGTGCCactcgacgagcgcatcaagccGAGCCTCGTGCGCTTGTATGGTGCGTCGCGCAAGTCGCGAGAACGTGCCCAGCTGGAGTAA
- a CDS encoding vacuolar protein-sorting-associated protein 4, with the protein MAPTDFLQRGIDIVQRAIDEDVKHHYQEAYMQYQNSLDYFMMALKYEKNDKLKQLIRSKFVEYLDRAEKLKEHLGKVAQAETSDGGKGVAGSKSDSEDMDAETRKLRSGLSNVILTERPNVSWDDVAGLSSAKDALKEAVILPIKFPQLFTGKRKPWSGILLYGPPGTGKSYLAKAVATQSNSTFFSVSSSDLVSKWMGESERLVKQLFAMAREARPSIIFIDEVDSLCGTRGEGESEASRRIKTEFLVQMNGVHNDHETEVLVLGATNIPWALDSAIKRRFEKRVYIPLPELDARRRMFELNIGSTPCTLTPRDIRTLAAQTEGYSGADVAVVVREALMQPVRRVMNATHFKQVREVDDDGTERTRYMPCSPGDPDAREMTWMDVESDELREPHLVMNDFLKALHAVRPSVSAADIQKHLDFMRESGAE; encoded by the exons AT GGCGCCCACAGACTTTTTGCAG AGAGGGATTGATATAGTGCAAAGGGCGATTGATGAGGATGTGAAGCACCATTACCAGGAGGCGTACATGCAGTATCAGAACAGCCTCGATTATTTCATGATGGCGCTCAAGTACGAAAAAAACGACAAGCTCAAGCAGTTGATCCGGTCGAAGTTTGTTGAGTACTTGGACCGAGCTGAGAAGCTCAAGGAGCATCTGGGCAaggtggcgcaggcggaaACCTCCGATGGCGGCAAAGGCGTCGCGGGCTCCAAGAGCGATTCGGAGGACATGGATGCTGAGACGCGCAAACTGCGATCTGGGCTATCGAATGTGATTCTGACGGAGCGCCCCAATGTCAGCTGGGACGATGTGGCGGGTCTTTCGAGTGCCAAGGATGCCCTCAAGGAGGCTGTGATTCTCCCGATCAAATTTCCGCAATTGTTCACGGGCAAGCGCAAGCCATGGAGTGGGATTCTGCTCTATGGACCGCCTGGCACGGGCAAGTCGTATCTGGCCAAGGCTGTGGCGACGCAGTCGAACAGCACATTTTTCAGTGTCTCGAGCTCGGATCTTGTGTCCAAATGGATGGGTGAGAGTGAGCGCCTGGTCAAGCAGCTCTTTGCGATggcgcgcgaagcgcgGCCGTCGATTATATTTATTGATGAGGTGGACTCGCTGTGCGGTACGCGTGGCGAAGGCGAGAGCGAGGCGAGTCGGCGCATCAAGACGGAGTTTCTCGTGCAGATGAATGGGGTGCACAACGACCACGAAACAgaggtgctggtgctgggcgccacCAACATTCCATGGGCGCTGGACTCGGCCATCAAACGCCGCTTTGAGAAGCGCGTGTACATCCCGCTACCTGAGCTTgatgcgcggcggcgcatgttTGAGCTCAACATCggctcgacgccgtgcacacTCACGCCCCGGGACATTCGGACGCTCGCGGCACAGACCGAGGGGTACTCGGGTGCCGATGTGGCCGTGGTCGTGCGCGAAGCGCTCATGCAGCCTGTGCGCCGTGTCATGAACGCGACGCATTTCAAGCAGGTGCGGGAAgtggacgacgatggcacgGAGCGCACGCGCTACATGCCATGCTCGCCTGGTGATCCTGATGCGCGCGAAATGACGTGGATGGACGTCGAGTCTGACGAACTTCGGGAGCCGCACCTCGTGATGAACGACTTTCTCAAGGCGCTACATGCCGTCCGGCCCTCTGTGTCGGCGGCCGATATCCAAAAGCACCTCGACTTTATGCGGGAATCCGGGGCCGAATAA